AAAGGAGGCATTCAGTTCCTCCTGAGGGTGAGGGAGAGTAGCGCTGAACAACGGGAAATGTGAGACCCCAAAGTAGGAGGAGACGAGGAGGGAACATGAGCAGGGTGTGTTGGGAAAAGGCAGAAAATGTTCCTGTGGCGGGGCAGGGCCCCCACAGCACCTAGACCCAGGCACTATGGTGACTGCAGGGCTGCTGCTCAGAGGCCGGCCCAGGCGCCCTACAGGGAGAGGCCCCACCACAGAGAGCCAGGGGAACTGTTCTTCAAGCGCCAGAGAAcggaccaacaccccacaccccCCAACACTCCCAACAATTGCAGAGAGGGCAGACCACAGACCACAGAATATGAGAACGACTTTATTTCAAACTGCTTTGAACTACGTTGGGAGGGGGCAAATGCAGCGGAAGAGTAGAAGCCCTGGCTGAAGAGGATATGGAGGGAACCCGCTTGGCTGCAGCTCTGGAGCTCCAAAGGTAGCAGTTGTTCATCTTGTAGGAAGATGCTGGCTCCAACCTGTGAAACAGAGCAGGCTCAGGGACAGGCCCCCAGCTCTCCTAAGCTACTGGGACTGTGGGAAGGGGCACGGTGTGTACAACACTCACTTCAAAGGTCCTGGAACTTGTCAGTGAGGAACTGCATGGCCGCTGAAACAGAGAGGCAGAACCAGGTGCTCCAGACCCAGGGAAACAGAaacccaccccctgcccccgTGGAGAATCACCTAGCCCTGCAACCAGAAACCCCTCCAGCCCTGGTACTGACTCACCCACCCGTCACCTGAATTAAATGTGGAAATGCCTTCTAAGCGGGAAAGTAGTTCTCAGGTGTTGGGCCATCCCAGAACCGTTCAGAACGTTTTTCAAAGACAGATAAGCCAGCCAGCAGGCAAAAACCGTATAAGCCGTACCAGGCAGCAGTTAAAGGAAAATACATGAGGTATCTCTAACCGTCCTAAGAGAAGATCTCTGGGACTCGTTTTTCAAAATGTACACGGAGTTCAGATGACACACTGCTGTCTGTGCACACCCTTAGATGGAAAGGCACAGAAGGCTCCAGGGCCAGGCCTGCTTGATTCTCTTCCCCAGAGGAAAGTCAGTCCCAGTGACACCGCCTGTACCTGCAGCCCACCCCCATCCCCGGCACCTGCAGAAAGACACCGCTGTCTATCCCTGCCCCAGCCAGGGCTCCATCATACCTAGTTGGTCTCTAAGGTCATCAATTTCCATCTGCAGCAGGATGCACTAGCCCAGGAGACACCGGTGGAAGATAAATGGTTAGTCAGTTCTGGCCTCCTCTCTCCCCGTTCTCCATCTCTCCCCCAGTCCTTACAGCCCCCATAGCCTGCAGCCCAGTGGTGAGGTGGATTGGCACAAAACCCTCAATGGAAAAGAGGCACCCACTCTGCATGGGTTATGGTAGGCAGAGAGGATTGAGGGGACACCTAAATCAGTTTAACCTGGACATGGATCCCACCATCTAGCATGGACCTCGATTTCTAAGAGTCACACACAGCATTACCCGAGGACAGCCCTGGGCTCCCGGCGGCTGCTGCTGCCTTTCTGGTCTTGGGGGATGGACAAGTGGCTGCTGGTCacctgaaagaaaacacaaaattcagCTTCCAAGCCTCCCAGGGAGGTGGAAGAGACCTTGCAGGGTATAAAGTGAAGCACCATCAGCCTCTGCTGGCAACACGTTGCCCCTGCTCTGCCCAGCAACTCCAACCCTCCCTCTGGGACTGTCTTCCCTGTTCTCCTGTATGAGCCCATGTGCACCCGTGGCCCCCTAGCGTTGTGCCTCCGGGTTGGATGCCAGCAGCGGGGCAGCCACAGTCAGGCCCTGGGAGGGCCAGTGTGGCTGAGCAGGACTTCACAGAAAAGGGCTCCGTACCACCGAAAGTCTTCTTCCAGAGTTGGAGTTTGGGGCACTGCTCCAAATCGCCCCCCACCACACAAACCCCACTCAGAGAGGACGATGTGACCTAAAGCCAGCCCCATCAACACCCCATTTCCCGTGGGACATCTGCCTGGGTGGGCAGGGAAGCCTGGGAGCACGGCTAAGCCCCCATAAGCGACAGAGACAGAGGTTTCCCTCCCGAcccctctcccctccacccctATCAAACCCGCAAGACTCGCCAGAGGGTGCATGGCATCTGGGCACCATGCGTCTCAAGGTAAAGGCCGAGGGCTGTGAGGTTCCTAGTACTTGGGGAGCTCTGACGTTGGGGTCACCACTGCTGTATTCTCCACGACGCACGGACAGGGAAATCAGCTCTGGCTTCTGTGTGGGAAGCTAAAACAGAAATTTCTGAGTCGGGCTGGTGGTGAGTACACATGGGGAGGGGCTGTGTTAAGGTGGACACTCCAGACTAATCTCATTAGCACTTTCTCCCTCAGTCAGCCCCAAGACAGGAGGGCTTGCTTAACAGCTAGGGAAGGAGGAATTGGGAAGCTGATGAGTCTACACGCCCAAGCTTTGCGCCCCACACATTAAGGAGTCCCACGATCCAAACCAGCTGCCAGACCTGCCTTCCATCCCAGCTCCTCTCTCAGGGAGGAGGCAGAACAACTGCAGTGTCCAGAGCCAGGCCTGGCACACACAAAGTGCTCCCTTTAATGTGTGCCCCTATGAGGAGGACTCCAATCGGGCATCCTAGTGTCCCTGGGCTCCCGATGACAACCCTCGAGCAAGGGATAGAGGGGGAATGGATAAACAGGTGTGTGCTGGAAGAGAGGTGGGTGGGgggagacagaagagaaagaggaggaggagggggaggagaagaaagaggagtgcAGCGAAGAGAACCTACTCACTTGGGCCCTTGGGACGTCATCTCTATTTGGGTCATTATCTTCTCTGGTAGCAGCCTGGGACTCCCTGGTTTTCCTTCCTGCAGGTTtcttcccagggctgctgtgctTGGGCTCCTTGGGTCTGGTGGACTTCCCCAGGAGCCCCACACCAGACACTGGCGGGAAGCTGGCCGGATCAGGTGGAACTACTGAAAGTCTCTGCCCCCAGGCAGGAAAGGCTCCCCGCAGGGCCGGTTTGGGCGCACTCTCTAGGGATTTCTTCTCCTGGGTCACCTTCCTTCCCAGAGGGCCCCGGGGTAGGGGCCCTCTAACGGcagctcctgagcagctgggcctGATCCCCACCTTTCCCCACACCACGCTCTGCATTTTCTTCAAGGAAGGCGCATCCAGCTCTCCCATGGCCGGCCTCTCCATGGCTGGGGTGAGTCTGCGGGGAGGAGAGGTCAGGAGAGGTCCCTGAACCTGAAGGTAACTCTCCCTGCGGTGGAAACTGGGGCGTCTGCAAGTGTCTGCTGGCTTCTTGGGGCTTCCGGGCTTGGCCTGGCTTCCTTCTTTGGTGCTAATGATCACCCTAATCACCGGTAAGTCGCTGCTCTCATCTGTGGAATCAGAGTCGTCACTACTCAGCCCGGCGGGGCCTTCCGCAGAGGGCTGCTGGGGATCCACTTGGACGCTCAATCTGCTCTTCAAGCCCCTTTCTGGGTTCTCCCAGGCCGGTCCCGGCCCAGGAACACTGAGGTGGAGAGGGCCACCGGAGGACTGCTGCCATTCTCCAGGGCAGGGGTTCAGCGCACCTCTCCCACTGGGACCAACCTCCAGGTCCGCCCAGATGTCAGTGGACCCTCTGGCAGCGGCGCCTTCTGGGGACGGGTGTCCCTGGACGCTGGACGGCGGCATGATGGTGGCTGACTCATCAGCCAGGCAGAAAGAGTAGTCCACACCGTCCCCTTGGTCGTCGACCGGGGTACCACGCCGGCCTTCCCGGCCCCAGAGTACCACCCTTCCCTGCTCTATCAAGTCGCTCTCAGGCTCGAAACTGAAGCCCTCAGGATCTGTGAACCCGCTCTCCCCCTTGCCCTCACCACTGCGCTGCCCCCCCAAATCGAGGCCTCGGCCGTGGCTGTGGCCCTTCGGGGCTCCGGGGCTGGCGGTGTGGGCCCCGGCCTGCTTGCCACCCTCCGGGCCGAAACCAGCCCCGCAAACGGACACTTCATCTGTGGAGCTCATGGCGCCCGCCAGTCCAGATAGCCCAGGCTGTGGGGAGACGGTCGTCCTGGTAACAGTGGGACAGGAGAGCTGAGCCCAGCCAAGCCCAGCCGAGGGGGACACGCTCAGCTTTGAGCCTGAGAGTGAATTGAAAGAGCAGCAAAGGGTGGTGTTCTGGGGCCACAGGAACAGCGAGGCCTTTGGGACACCGCCACCCTCACCACAGTCGGCTCACGAGATGTCACTGGCAGGGCGAGGCTTACGGGCTCCCTCAAGGCCTGCGTCCTGCCTTCTCATTGTTCCACGCCTTCTCATTGGTCTGCCCACCACCAACCAGCGTGCCCCTTGTTGGACAAGGCTTCCGGGCTCTACCCAATCAGGAAGCAGACTCTTGGATTGCCGCAACACCCGTCATTTGACTGGGTGGGTGTACTTGGGTCGGGTCTTGGGGCCAGGGCCCACTGGAGCTCTCGATCCACCTCTTTCTTCCTGTCCTGCTGCCTCTGGCCAGGCACCTACTTTCCAATGACAGTCACATCTCTGAGCCCCAGTGTCCCATTGTAAGGCGGAGGTCAAGGGGAGAGCTGCCCCCAGCTCATAAGCTTGGGAGAATAAATGTCCTGATGCACGAGAAGCACCAGGCACACAGAGgagctatcattaaaaagtaggGAGGGAGCAAAACAGCAAAAAAGAGATGGATTGAGAGGTCCAGTGCACCCTGGCTACAAGACCCGACCACAGCTCATCCACCCGAAAGACGGGTGTTGGGGCAAACCGAGAGCCTGTGTCCCGATTGGTTAAAGCCCAGAGGCTTCGCCCAACAAAGGGTGCGCTGGTTGGTGGAGGGGGGACCAATGAGAAGGCTGCTGGTTGGTGGAGGGGGGACCAATGAGAAGGCTCGACACCTGGGTCGAAGGCACGGAAGCCACGCGCTGTCTGGGACACTTAGTACTTCCGCCTGCTGTGAGGGCAGCAGGATCCCGAAGGCGTCGCTGTTTCTGTCCCGTGGCCTGCTTGGCTGGGCTTGGCTCTCCCCTCCCGCCATTACCAGCACGACCGTCTCCCCATAGGCCAGGCTGCCTGAACTGGCGCCATGAGCTCTCCCGACGAGGTGTCCGTTTGGGGGGCCCGTTTCCACCTGGAGGGTGGCGAGCAGGCTGGCACCCGCACAGTCAGCCGCAGAGCCCCACGGGGCCACGGCCGTGGCCGAGGCCTCCATTTGGGGGCACCGCGCAGCGGCAAGGGCCAGAGCAGGTTCACAGATCCTGAGGGCTTCAGCTTCGAGCCTGAGAGCGAATTGATAGAGCAAGGAAGGGTGGTGCTCTGGGGCCGGGAAGGCCGGCCTGGCACCCCCGTCGATGACCAAGGGGATGGTGTGGACTACTCTTTCTACCTGGCTGATGAGCCAGCCACCATCATGCCGCCGTCCAGCGTCCAGGGACACCCGTTCCCTGAAGGCGCCGCTACTGAAGGGTCTGCTGAAAACCGGGTGGACCCGGAGGTCGATCCCAGTGGGAGTGGCGCACTGGGCCCCAGCCCTGGAGAATGGCAGCAGGCCTCTGCCAGTCGTCTCCACCTCTGTGGTCCTGGGTCAGGCCGGGCCTGGAAGAACCCAGAAAGGGGCTCGAAGAGCAGATTGAGCGTCCAAGTGGATCCCCAGCAGCCTTCTGCAAAAGGCCCCACCAGGATGTCTACCCACGACTCTGATTCCGCAGATGAGACCAGTGACTTACCACTGATGAGGGTGGGCATTCGCCGCAACGAAGGAAGCCAGGCCAAGCCCGGCAGCCCCAAGAAGCCAGCAGACACATCCAGACACGCAGGCTTCCACTGCAAGGAAAGTTACCTGCCCGTGCCGGGCCGTTTCCTGACCTCTGCTCCCCGCGGACTCACTCCAGTCATGGAGAGGCCGACTGTGGGAGAGCTGGAGGACTCTCCCGGAAAGAAAATGCAGAGCAGGGCCTGGGGAAAGGTGGAGGACAGGCCCAGCTGCTCAAGAGCTGCCACTGCAGGGGCCGTGCCCCGGGGCCCTTCAAGGAGGAAGATGGCCCAGGAGAAGAAGTCCCAAGGGGGTGCCTCTCAGCTGGCCCTGGGGAGATCCTTTCCTGCCTGCGGAGAGAGACTCTCAGCCGCTCCCCCGGAGCCGGCCACCTCCCAGCCCTTGTCTGGTGTGCCGCCCCAGGGGATCTCCAAGAAACGACAAAAGCCTAagcacagcagccctgggaagaAACCTGCAGGAAGAAAGACCAGGGAGTCCCAGgttgtgatcagagaagataATGACCcaaatagagatgaggtcccaAGGGCCCAAGTGAGTAGGCCCTTCTCACTCTCCTCTCCCTGTTTatcctcctcctctgtctcccacCATACCTCCTCTCTTCCAGCACACACCTGTTTAGCCATGTCCCCTCTATCCCTTGCTCGAGGGTTGTCATCGGGAGCCCAGGGACACTAGAATGCCCAATAAGGGTCTTTGTTGTAAGGGCACACGTTAAAGGGAGCACTTGGTGTGTGACGGACATACCTCCGGACACTCTGCAGGGGTCGTGCCTCCTCCCCCAGAGAGGAGCTGGGATGGAAGGCAGGGTCAGCAGCTGGTGTGGTTGGGGTGATCCCCTAAAGTGTGGGCCACAAACCTGGGGCATCTAGGTTCATCAACTTCCTGACTCCTCCTTACTTAGCTGTTGTCCGAACCACCTGGAAGGGAGCCTGGGCTATCTCAGTATCCCCAGTGTTTTCCCtggctgagctctgcctcctggcatGGGGCTGACTGAGGGAGAAAGTGCTAATGAGATTAGGCTCCAGAGTCTCCACCTTACCACAACCCCTTCCCACATGTACTCACCACCTGCCCCCACCACCAGCCCGACTCAGAAATTTCTGTTTTAGCTTCCCACACACAGGCCAGGGCTGCCTCGCCTATCCGTGCATCGTGGAGAACTCAGCAGTCCCAACCCCAACATCAGAGCTCCCCAAGTGCCGGGAACTTCAGAGCCCTCTGCCTACAGCCTGGGAGGCCTCCTGCCCAGACGCCATGCACCCTCCGGTGAGTCTTGCGGGTTTGATAGgggtggaggagagagggaaacCTCTGGCTCTGTTGCTTATGGGGGCTGAGTCTTGTTCCCACACTTCCCTGCCCACCCAGGCAGGTGCCTCACGGGAAATGGGATGTCGATGGGGCTGGCTTCAATTCACATCCTTCTCTATGAGTGGGGTTTGTGTGGTGGGGGGTGATTTGGAGTAGTGCCCCAAACTCCAACTCTGGAAGGAGACTTTCAGCGGTATTGAGCCCTTTTCTGTTAAGTCCTGCTCAGCCACACTGGCCCTCCCAGGGCCTGGCTGTGGCTGCCCCGCTGCTGGCGTCCAACCCGGAGTCGCAACGCTAGGGGGCCATAGGTGCAGATGGGCTCACACTGGGGAACAGGGAAGACAGTCCCAGAGGGAGGGTTGGAGTTGCTGGGCAGAGCAGGGACAATGTGTTGCCAGCAGAGGGTGATGGTGCCTCACTTTTAGACC
This genomic stretch from Chlorocebus sabaeus isolate Y175 chromosome X, mChlSab1.0.hap1, whole genome shotgun sequence harbors:
- the LOC103232167 gene encoding uncharacterized protein CXorf49, which gives rise to MSSTDEVSVCGAGFGPEGGKQAGAHTASPGAPKGHSHGRGLDLGGQRSGEGKGESGFTDPEGFSFEPESDLIEQGRVVLWGREGRRGTPVDDQGDGVDYSFCLADESATIMPPSSVQGHPSPEGAAARGSTDIWADLEVGPSGRGALNPCPGEWQQSSGGPLHLSVPGPGPAWENPERGLKSRLSVQVDPQQPSAEGPAGLSSDDSDSTDESSDLPVIRVIISTKEGSQAKPGSPKKPADTCRRPSFHRRESYLQVQGPLLTSPPRRLTPAMERPAMGELDAPSLKKMQSVVWGKVGIRPSCSGAAVRGPLPRGPLGRKVTQEKKSLESAPKPALRGAFPAWGQRLSVVPPDPASFPPVSGVGLLGKSTRPKEPKHSSPGKKPAGRKTRESQAATREDNDPNRDDVPRAQLPTQKPELISLSVRRGEYSSGDPNVRAPQVLGTSQPSAFTLRRMVPRCHAPSGDQQPLVHPPRPERQQQPPGAQGCPRCILLQMEIDDLRDQLAAMQFLTDKFQDL
- the LOC140710766 gene encoding uncharacterized protein CXorf49-like, with the protein product MSSPDEVSVWGARFHLEGGEQAGTRTVSRRAPRGHGRGRGLHLGAPRSGKGQSRFTDPEGFSFEPESELIEQGRVVLWGREGRPGTPVDDQGDGVDYSFYLADEPATIMPPSSVQGHPFPEGAATEGSAENRVDPEVDPSGSGALGPSPGEWQQASASRLHLCGPGSGRAWKNPERGSKSRLSVQVDPQQPSAKGPTRMSTHDSDSADETSDLPLMRVGIRRNEGSQAKPGSPKKPADTSRHAGFHCKESYLPVPGRFLTSAPRGLTPVMERPTVGELEDSPGKKMQSRAWGKVEDRPSCSRAATAGAVPRGPSRRKMAQEKKSQGGASQLALGRSFPACGERLSAAPPEPATSQPLSGVPPQGISKKRQKPKHSSPGKKPAGRKTRESQVVIREDNDPNRDEVPRAQLPTHRPGLPRLSVHRGELSSPNPNIRAPQVPGTSEPSAYSLGGLLPRRHAPSGDQQPPVHPPRPERQQQPPGAQDCPRCIRLQREVEDLRDQLAAMKSFTDKFQDL